The following coding sequences lie in one Chionomys nivalis chromosome 8, mChiNiv1.1, whole genome shotgun sequence genomic window:
- the LOC130880316 gene encoding olfactory receptor 2D3-like: MGDDNKSSVTEFIFLGLSQEPQTQALLFFLFLLIYLLTVLGNLLIIVLIHSDPRLHTPMYFFLRNLSFADLCFSTTTVPQVLVHFLVKKKTISFAGCSTQIVVLLLVGCTECALLAVMSYDRYVAVCKPLHYPTIMTHWVCVQLAAGSWASGAFVSIVDTTFTLRLPYRGNNVINHFFCEPPALLKLASADTYSTEMAIFAMGVIILLAPVSLILISYWNIISTVIQMQSGEGRLKVFSTCGSHLIVVVLFYGSAIFAYMRPNSKIMSEKDKMISVFYSAVTPMLNPIIYSLRNKDVKGALRRITAK; the protein is encoded by the coding sequence ATGGGTGACGACAACAAATCGTCTGTGACAGAATTCATCTTCCTGGGCCTCTCACAGGAGCCACAGACCCAagccctgctcttcttcctctttctcctcatctACCTGCTCACGGTGCTGGGAAATCTGCTGATCATTGTGCTCATCCACTCAGACCCCAGACtccacactcccatgtacttcttccttagGAACCTGTCCTTTGCCGATCTCTGCTTTTCTACCACCACAGTTCCCCAGGTGCTTGTGCACTTCCTGGTGAAGAAAAAGACCATTTCTTTTGCTGGATGCTCAACACAGATTGTCGTGTTACTTCTGGTAGGATGTACAGAGTGTGCACTCCTGGCAGTGATGTCCTATGACCGGTATGTTGCTGTCTGCAAGCCTCTGCACTACCCCACCATCATGACACACTGGGTCTGTGTCCAGCTGGCTGCAGGGTCCTGGGCCAGTGGTGCATTTGTGTCCATAGTAGATACTACCTTCACTTTGCGTCTCCCTTACCGAGGAAACAATGTCATTAACCACTTTTTCTGTGAACCTCCTGCCCTTCTGAAGCTGGCTTCAGCAGACACCTACAGCACAGAAATGGCCATCTTTGCAATGGGTGTGATAATCCTCCTAGCTCCTGTCTCCCTCATCCTCATTTCCTACTGGAACATCATCTCCACTGTGATCCAGATGCAGTCTGGGGAGGGGAGGCTAAAGGTTTTCTCCACCTGTGGTTCCCACCTCATTGTTGTTGTCCTCTTCTATGGCTCAGCAATATTTGCCTACATGAGACCAAACTCCAAGATAATGAGCGAAAAGGATAAAATGATTTCAGTGTTCTATTCAGCAGTGACCCCCATGCTGAATCCTATCATTTACAGCCTGAGGAACAAGGATGTTAAAGGGGCTCTCAGGAGAATAACTGCAAAATAG